CGGCTTGCTGAATGCTTCCCAGGGCCCGGACACGATTGATGGTGCGAAGATGATGCTCGTGTCCATGGGGCACCGAACGGCCAATACCCAAGTTATATCCCAATGACGTACCGTATAGGCTGGCTTCCATGTCGTGAGCGGCCAGGGCATTCCCGCAGAAGAGCACGTGGACATACCCCGCTTCGATGATCCATGCCAGGGCTTCCCGTCCTCCCGCGTGGATGATGGCCGGACCTCCGGCAAACAACACCTTTCCTGATCCTTTGCCCTCTTTTCGTTGTTGGTGGATCGCCTTCATTCGCTTGGCCACATCGGCGATGATATGACGGTGAGGACGTTCGGAAGAAACCTGGGCTTCCATGAACCCGAACACATCGCGTTCTTTTGGTCGTTCCAGCGGGAATACCCGAACCCCTTTCCGCCCCGTAATGACCAGGTCGCCTTTTTTGACCGAGCCCATGGAAACCATTTGCGCGGACGGGGGAGAGGTCTTCAGCCTGATGACTAAATCCATTTCGGGTTGCGGAACATCGAGCCAATTTCCCTGCCAACGGATTTGAGTGGCCAGATGAGAGGTCGCGTAAAAATCCTCCGGTAAAATTCCATCAGCCGGGGCTGGCTCAACCGTGCAGTCTTCCTCTGTCTCAACTACTGCCCCATGGGGTTGGATGGTTTTCAGGATTTCCTGTAGTAACTCCATCGTGGGAGCTTCAATCAGGATGGTAGCATGGGAAGTGTCTTCCCGTCGGGTTCCAACCGTGACTTCCGAGAGGGTGAAGGTCCCTCCCAACATGACAATGTCATCCAGCACCTTCGCGAGGATCAGTGAATCAATGATATGCCCTTGGATGGTGACGGTTTGAACGATCATGATTTTATTTTACCATGAATTTCTGTAAAGGCTTGATGAAAAAAGTGCTCGGGGGTTATTGCTACGCGCGACGGCGAAGAGGGGCGTGGAATAGTTGTCGCTCATGATGCCATGGCCTATTTGGTCAGAACTTGTGAAGGAAACGGGGGAAGAATCATTCTCTTGCGTTTCCTGAGGGTGCTATACTAAGGATATCTATCATCCTGGGGGAACCAAATTTGAACCAGTATCTTTTTCCTTTTCTATTCAGTATGGGACTCGTCTGGGGCGGTGGTGGCCAGGCCCTGCAGGCGACGGCATGGGCTTCCCCCGGCACGGATGTCTTTCAAGCCTTCACTCAACACATCGGTGCTCAAATCGGAAAAGATAAACAGGAATTTGCGATTGCCGATTCCTGTACTGTCTATTTTTATCAACTTTGGAACAAAAAAGCCCGGCCTGAGGTTGAGCGCATTCATTACTCCCCTTTCTTCAGGACGGGACTTGATCTTGATTGCGTGAGGCTCTTTCCCGAAGGGTTGGATCAGGCCCGGGAAGCCTTTGGGAATTCGCAACAACTTCTCTCCCTCAGCCTGACGTTTTATCAAATGGCCTTAGTGGGGGATGGAGATGATAATCAGGAATATAGTGCACACGAAATCCACGATCTGCTGGAAGCCTTTAGGCTCCCGTTTCAAGAGGGACAACCCTTGGGTGGGTATATGAATGCCCTAACGGGCCTATTCGATAGTATTCGCAGGGATGTTCAATTCAAATACCTGATGGAGGGCATGCAGGTGTTGATGAACAAGGGGTATCGCTTTTCCGAGGCTGATCAACGGGCACTGAATCAGGAGCTTAATTGATAGGCGTGCCGGGTGAAGCCTCTATCGTATTCGTTCCAATGCTTCTCGGGAACGGCTGCGCACCGTCTGGTCCCAGTCTTCTTTCATCTTTTCTTCCAGTTTCGCCTTCGCATCTTGAGCCCGCATGCGGCCCAGGGCCAATGCCGCGCAGGCTCGTACATGGGCATGGTCATCTTCCAACGCACGAATCAACAACGGGATCGAGGCTTGATGTTTCAAGATCCCCAGGTAACTGGCTGACATTCCTCGTATGCGATGTTGTTTGTCACCAAGTGCCGTCTTCAATGTCCAAATAAAGAGTTCCGCCATCGGTTCGGCGACGGTCTCCAATCCTTCTGCTTCAAATTGGTTCACTTCAATCAGAGTAAAGGCCAGATCCCGCCGTTTTTGGGCTGAAGGTTCTTTTTGAAAGCGTTGGAGGAGCCGATCGCGAAGCTGAAGGCGTTCTTTGCGAGCACGCCATTTTTTGGTGCCAACCCATACGCCTATTCCTAAGACAAGAAGGCTAACGAATATGGGGAGGATCTCCTCGGTAATGTAATCCTGGGTGTCAAAAGTCAGATGATTCCAAATCCATATGCCTGCTACGATCAGGCCCAGACCTAACAGGCCGATAAACGGGTTGATGGAACGGGTTGTTTCGGGTTGTGTGGCCATACGAGGTGTGGTTACCAGAGAGTATTTATTTTCCGGCAGGGTATAACAATGAAGCTCACCATACTAGGTTCAGGAACCAATATTCATCCTACCCGCGCTGCGGCCGGGTATGTATTCGAGACGGACCGGCCTATTCTACTGGATTTTGGTCCAAGAACGCTCTCAAATTTATTACAAACCGGCATCGATCGCCATACGATTCAACACCTACTCTTTACCCATTACCATGCGGACCATTTTTCTGATTTTATTCCATTTTTCTTTGATGCCGTATGCCAATCAAAGTTCGCGCAGGTTCGACCGGATCTCATAATTTATGGTCCTCCCGGGACTCAACGACTCTTTCGGACGATTTTCCGGACATTCCCCAGTTTTTCTGATCCGCCCTTTCGAGTAATCCTCAAAGAAGTCAAGGATCGGCCGTTTTTGATTGGCCACACACAAATTACGCCGTTGCCCATGACCCATTCTGAGCAACAGGTCTGTCTCGGTTATCGTCTTGAGTATCAGGGCCGGTCAGCGGCTGTTTCGGGAGATGCGATGGCCTCACCGAACCTGGTTCGCTTATGTCGTGATGCTGATCTGGCGGTCTTGGACTGCTCTTTTTCGTCGCATCAACCAGGTGGATCCCATATGCATGCAGAAGAATGCGGAACAGTCGCAGAAGAAGCCAATATCAAAAAACTTGTTCTTTCACATTTTTATGAAGCAGCCGATCAGTCGAATGTCGTAGCTCAAGCCCGCCGATTTTTTTCAGGACCCATCATCAAAGGCAAAGATCTTCAAGCCTTGCAAGTCGGGAGGGAATCTCGGATGGTCTAGGCCTGCAAATGAATGTATAACTCACCACCTCCAAGTTGGCTAATCGAGCTGACGTCCAAATCAAAAATCAGACCTTGTCCAAGCCCGGCGAGTTGGTCCGCCCCTCCATAACTTGCGTCAGAACGATTTAATGTGCTGACTCGGGTGGAAATGGTTTTGGGTCCTTTTGCCGAAACAAAAGGCCTGTCCTGAGTAACGCCGAAGGAACCTTGGCCGCCGGGCCGAAAGCCGGCCCTTCCAGATACCAGGGGCAAACATTAAAACATGAAGTAGAAGAAAATGGTGAGGCTGATAAGACTCTCGACAACAGATTTGAACCCGTTAGGAACCTAATGTATCAAACGGATATGGCCGGTAGGGACTAAAGAGAGGGATCTTCATCTGAGGCAGATTCCTGCAGGATTTGAAGCAGAGTCTCTACCCGCTTCGTCATGGGATTCTGTTGCTCCCGTTCGTAAATACTTAATAGGTTTCGGAGCATGCGGGCAAGAATCAGTCGTGTCGGACTCTTTTCCAAAAACTCAGGAGAATAGTCCAAACCGGATGCCGTAATAAATTGCTCACAGTCTTGTTCCCGTAAAAATGCCCCACCGTTAAAGCAATCCACAAACTGAGGAATCGGCTCTCCTTCAATCTTCACCAGGAAATGTCCCGGCATTCCGACCCCGGAGAGGGGCAAATTCAAACGGTTTCCCACAAACACATAGATGGCCGAAAGAGAGATGGGAATCCCTTGCCGGGATTCGATAACCCGATGCAGGTAGCTATTGTCGGGGTCGTGGTAATGGATGCGATTGCCAGAAAATCCCTTGTCTTTAAAGAGGAACGCGCTGAGGAGTCTGGCGATTTTTCCAGGCGCAGAACTTTCGGCATGCCATTTCTTGCGAAATTCTTCCGTGAGCTGATCGAGGCATTGCTGATAATGGGGAATATCGACATCCGGATGGGCGATCTTGGCGATGAGGAACGCCCCCTGTTCCCAATCCATCTGTCGGGAACAATGGGTAACGAAGGTGCTGAATTCCTCTTTGAGTTGCTCAAAAAGAATTTCATCTCTGACAAAAGCGACCCGGGATTCCAATGCCGTATCATCCGCGCCGGCCTTTTCCAGAAACGGTAAGGCTGAGGGCCCGATCCGGACGAATTCGTGCTGGATCGTTTTGGCCACCTGTTCGTTGGGGTCGGACAGCAAACGAAGTAGAGCCTGAATTTTTGTCTCCGAAGGTGAGTGCAAGAAAATTCGTCCCGGGAAATACGACAACGCCTCCCCAAAGCAAAAGAGGCGTCCCATCGCGGAGTTTATAATGTGGTAAAAGCCCGTTAGCCGACCGAACGCCTGAACGCGCGGGCACCCCCATAGAGACACAGGGCGTCAAAGATGGCGAGGACTCCAAGGGCGATAGCGACCTGAGGGAGCGCCTCGCTCCAACCGGTAAGAATCAACGGCCGGATGGCATCAATGACCCAGGTCATCGGATTGAAAAATGCCAGTGATTTCATCCAACCCGGCATTGCCGCTAAGGGTACGAGCGCGGAACTGAGAAAGATCATCGGAAGCGAGAGGAAGCCCAACACCGAGAAGAAATCTCCATGACTTTTCACCGAAAACGCCATGGCCATGGAAATGGCGGTGAGCCCGACACCAAACAACATGCCGATCACCAGAATGAGTGCGATCCCTAAAATCCCCGTTTCCGCACTCACCCCGAATAAAAAGGCTACGCCCAGTATAACCAGAATTTGCATGGCGGTGATGGCCATTACAAATAGAAACCGGCTAAGGATCACGGATGATCGTCTGATGGGAGTCGCCATCAGTCGTTCCAGAAAACCGTTTTCTTTGTCAAACAATAAGTCTACGCCACCGGCCAGCCCGTTATTGAGAACGGTCATCACCACAACGCCGGCCGCAAGAAAACTCATGTAATTCGGGGCTTGAACGACCTGTATGTCGGCTGCTCGCTGAAACAGGTTGCCGAAAAAGATGAGCCAAAACAGCATGGGCTGGATTAGCGTAAACAACATACTGAACTTTTCCCGGCTCAATCGCTTGACCCATCGATTGGTCAGGGCAAGTACTTCTTGAATTTGCTCATTCATGGAGAAACCTTTCCAGAACAGTGAAATACTATAGGATAGGATCTTAAGTCGTGGGTTCAGGGGGTTGGTCTTTGAGGGACCGGCCTGTGTGAGCCACAAACACGTCGTCCAGCCTTGGCCGATGATATTCGATTCCTTCGAGGAGACATCCTACTCGATTCGTGGCTTCAAGAATAGCAGGCAATGCCTTCTCGGGAGCATCGACCCGGATATCAAGCCCTTGTGACGTGGGACGAATCGCACGCACGAAGGGCAAGGCTTTTAAGGCGGTTGAGAGGGTTTCGAGCACCTGAGGCTGGGGATCTCCAAGAGTGAGCCAGACGCCATCGCCACCCAAGCTGGCCTTTAAATCCTTTGGAGAGCCAATGGCGCGGATTTCGCCGCGGTCAATGATAGCAATTCGATCACAAAGCTGGTCGGCTTCATCCAGGTAATTGGTGGTCATGACGATGGTCATGCCCTGCTCGCGCAATTGTCGCAGGTATTGCCAGATATTGAGGCGGCTTTGAACGTCAAGCCCGAGTGTGGGTTCGTCCAGAAAAAGTACCTTGGGATTGGGCAATAAGCCGCAGGCAATATCCAATTTGCGTTTCATCCCACCGGAATATCCTTTGGCTACGCGATCGGCATGTTCTTCCAGATCGACCAGCTTCAGGAGCGATGCAATCCTGGTGAGGGCTTCATTCTTTGGGAGATGATAGAGATCCGCAAGCAACAGCAGATGTTCCCGACCGGTAAGAAAGCGGTCGATAGCCCGTTCCTGCGGGACGTAGCCGATCATCCGTCGAATGGTATCGGCTTCTTTGGCGACATCATGTCCGAAAATGGTTGCGGTCCCGGACGTGGGACTGAGAGTCGTAATTAAAATTCGAAGCGTGGTACTTTTCCCTGCCCCGTTGGGTCCAAGAAGGCCGAAAATTTCTCCTTGCATGACGGAGAGGGAAAGATTCTTGACCGCGGTCACGGTGTCGTAGGTTTTCCCCAGCCCTTTAACCTCAATGGCAACGGCATCAGACATGTGTGTTATCCTTGTGCCGTTCGAAGATCGGCAAGTTTAAAGCGGATGAGATCAATCAGGCGGCGAGCTTGCTGGATGAGATGGCCGGATTCAAGTAAAAATTGTTTTTCCACGGGTGACAAATCAAGACCGGCTGAAAGGTTATGAACAAGAATGGAATCCGTGAGTTTGCCAGAAGCGATCACCTGACACAACTCATGAGCCTTTTTCCAGGTCAAATATTCTTGGGTAATTTGCTCCAGATTGATGCGGGTTTCGGTGTCCAGGGAGGGAGCTCCCTTTTGCGCATTCAGAATAATTCGGGCCTGGCGGTAGGGAGTTGAGACCTCCTGCTCTTCAAAGGTACATCGCTGAAGGCCTTGCAACACAATGTTAAACCGACCGTCAGCCAGTTTGTGTGAGCTGATAATTCGCCCCACACATCCGATGGGATAAATCGGGGGATCTGCTTCATACTCGTCTTCCCAACCGTCCTTGAGCAAAGCCATGCCAATGCAATCTCCCTGACCGGAGGCGTTTTGCACCATTTCCCGGTAACGGGGTTCAAAGATGTGCAGCGGCAGATAGGTTTCAGGGAAAAAGACGACGTTGGGCAGTGGAAAAATCGGCACGCTCTCCGGTATCGGAATTTTGCCGAATTCGGTTGATGGAAAATCTGAAGGCATAGGGTACGATAGCGGAGAATTTTCGGGAAAGTCAACGTAAGATCGTCACCCAGAGGAGTTCGGCAAACTGAGAAAATCCTTGTG
The window above is part of the Nitrospiraceae bacterium genome. Proteins encoded here:
- a CDS encoding ATP-binding cassette domain-containing protein, which translates into the protein MSDAVAIEVKGLGKTYDTVTAVKNLSLSVMQGEIFGLLGPNGAGKSTTLRILITTLSPTSGTATIFGHDVAKEADTIRRMIGYVPQERAIDRFLTGREHLLLLADLYHLPKNEALTRIASLLKLVDLEEHADRVAKGYSGGMKRKLDIACGLLPNPKVLFLDEPTLGLDVQSRLNIWQYLRQLREQGMTIVMTTNYLDEADQLCDRIAIIDRGEIRAIGSPKDLKASLGGDGVWLTLGDPQPQVLETLSTALKALPFVRAIRPTSQGLDIRVDAPEKALPAILEATNRVGCLLEGIEYHRPRLDDVFVAHTGRSLKDQPPEPTT
- a CDS encoding MBL fold metallo-hydrolase, encoding MKLTILGSGTNIHPTRAAAGYVFETDRPILLDFGPRTLSNLLQTGIDRHTIQHLLFTHYHADHFSDFIPFFFDAVCQSKFAQVRPDLIIYGPPGTQRLFRTIFRTFPSFSDPPFRVILKEVKDRPFLIGHTQITPLPMTHSEQQVCLGYRLEYQGRSAAVSGDAMASPNLVRLCRDADLAVLDCSFSSHQPGGSHMHAEECGTVAEEANIKKLVLSHFYEAADQSNVVAQARRFFSGPIIKGKDLQALQVGRESRMV
- a CDS encoding HEAT repeat domain-containing protein, producing the protein MATQPETTRSINPFIGLLGLGLIVAGIWIWNHLTFDTQDYITEEILPIFVSLLVLGIGVWVGTKKWRARKERLQLRDRLLQRFQKEPSAQKRRDLAFTLIEVNQFEAEGLETVAEPMAELFIWTLKTALGDKQHRIRGMSASYLGILKHQASIPLLIRALEDDHAHVRACAALALGRMRAQDAKAKLEEKMKEDWDQTVRSRSREALERIR
- a CDS encoding LON peptidase substrate-binding domain-containing protein encodes the protein MPIFPLPNVVFFPETYLPLHIFEPRYREMVQNASGQGDCIGMALLKDGWEDEYEADPPIYPIGCVGRIISSHKLADGRFNIVLQGLQRCTFEEQEVSTPYRQARIILNAQKGAPSLDTETRINLEQITQEYLTWKKAHELCQVIASGKLTDSILVHNLSAGLDLSPVEKQFLLESGHLIQQARRLIDLIRFKLADLRTAQG
- a CDS encoding ABC transporter permease; the protein is MNEQIQEVLALTNRWVKRLSREKFSMLFTLIQPMLFWLIFFGNLFQRAADIQVVQAPNYMSFLAAGVVVMTVLNNGLAGGVDLLFDKENGFLERLMATPIRRSSVILSRFLFVMAITAMQILVILGVAFLFGVSAETGILGIALILVIGMLFGVGLTAISMAMAFSVKSHGDFFSVLGFLSLPMIFLSSALVPLAAMPGWMKSLAFFNPMTWVIDAIRPLILTGWSEALPQVAIALGVLAIFDALCLYGGARAFRRSVG
- a CDS encoding TIGR00300 family protein — its product is MIVQTVTIQGHIIDSLILAKVLDDIVMLGGTFTLSEVTVGTRREDTSHATILIEAPTMELLQEILKTIQPHGAVVETEEDCTVEPAPADGILPEDFYATSHLATQIRWQGNWLDVPQPEMDLVIRLKTSPPSAQMVSMGSVKKGDLVITGRKGVRVFPLERPKERDVFGFMEAQVSSERPHRHIIADVAKRMKAIHQQRKEGKGSGKVLFAGGPAIIHAGGREALAWIIEAGYVHVLFCGNALAAHDMEASLYGTSLGYNLGIGRSVPHGHEHHLRTINRVRALGSIQQAVKGGLIKEGIMAACVRQGVQMVLAGTIRDDGPLPDVITDSIKAQEAMRAAIPGVGLALLVASTLHAVATGNLLPASVPTVCVDINPAVPTKLSDRGSFQAVGLVMDSSSFLWELARELGWKG